The DNA window GACAAGGGGGCGGAACCGGACGTGGTCATGGCCTGCTGCGGAGACGTACCGGCCCTGGAGACCCTTGCGGCGGTTCAGCTGCTCAGGGAGCATGCCCCCGGCCTCCGGATCAGGGTCGTAAACGTCGTGGATCTCATGACCCTGCAGCCGGAGGAGGAACATCCCCACGGACTTTCAGACAGGGATTTCGACACGATCTTTACCACTGACAGGCCCATCATCTTCGCCTACCACGGCTACCCATGGCTCATCCATCGCCTCACCTACCGGAGGACCAACCACCGGAACCTTCACGTCCGTGGGTACAAGGAGGAAGGTTCGACCACGACCCCCTTCGACATGGCGGTCCTGAACGACATCGATCGCTTTCATCTGATGGCGGACGTGGCCGACCGGGTCGCCGGGCTTTCCCACCAAGCCGCGTACATCAAGCAGTTCGTCCACGGCAAACATGTCGAGCACCGGGAGTACATCTACAGGGAGGGCCAGGACCTCCCCGAGATCAGGGAGTGGAAGTGGACAGGGGAAATTTGAATTTATTCTTCTGATATCACCGTTCGGTTGCGTCCGTTTTGTTTCGCCTTGTACATGGCCGCATCGGCTAATCGGATCAAGTGGTCAAGACTGCGCTCGGGAATGAACTCCGCGATCCCGATGGAAACGGTCACCGACACCGCCGTCTCCGATCCTGCAGGCAGGAACGGAACCGCTTCAAACCTGGTGCGCAGGCGCTCAGCCGGGACCAGTGCGCAATTTGCGGAGGTGTCCGGCAGGATAATGGCAAGGTTCCGCAACTCATCCTCCATCTTCCTCATATCAGTGATGTCCTGAAAAAAGCCGATGACCCCGGATTCCTCCCCGTCCTCTAAAAGAAGCGTGCAGCTGATGCGGATGGGCAGGTCGCGTCCGTTCCTGTCCCGCACAAACGTCTCGTAGCCCACCAGCCCGCCCGGACCCCCCTA is part of the bacterium genome and encodes:
- a CDS encoding diguanylate cyclase, translated to MGYETFVRDRNGRDLPIRISCTLLLEDGEESGVIGFFQDITDMRKMEDELRNLAIILPDTSANCALVPAERLRTRFEAVPFLPAGSETAVSVTVSIGIAEFIPERSLDHLIRLADAAMYKAKQNGRNRTVISEE